A portion of the Candidatus Pristimantibacillus lignocellulolyticus genome contains these proteins:
- a CDS encoding 16S rRNA (uracil(1498)-N(3))-methyltransferase yields the protein MQRYFVSKEQFVLDGIVIQDEDAHHIIRVMRMKEGDQVIVSDGHERTVLAEITELEAKQVQLSIVEQLPLDAESRWKVTIAQGLPKGDKMELIVQKCTEIGATSFIPFESERVIVQYDRKKEAKRIERWSKIAKEAAEQAHRNTIPTIAEPLSWKQLLNSFQQYDLVLFCYEKVDGDGQGIHLRNVLQPFKEQCVTAGISSPTLLLIAGPEGGFAEREAAQAESAGAKLVGLGKRILRAETAGIVGLSCILYESGEMGGV from the coding sequence ATGCAAAGATATTTTGTAAGCAAAGAGCAATTTGTACTAGATGGCATTGTCATTCAAGATGAAGATGCACATCATATTATTAGAGTGATGCGGATGAAGGAAGGCGATCAAGTTATTGTAAGCGACGGACACGAACGAACGGTTCTAGCAGAAATAACAGAGCTTGAGGCTAAGCAGGTTCAGCTTAGCATCGTTGAGCAATTGCCACTTGATGCTGAGTCGAGATGGAAAGTTACCATTGCACAAGGGCTACCTAAAGGCGACAAGATGGAGCTTATCGTTCAGAAATGTACGGAAATAGGCGCTACATCGTTCATTCCATTCGAGTCTGAGCGTGTCATTGTTCAATATGATCGCAAAAAAGAAGCTAAACGGATTGAACGTTGGAGCAAAATTGCGAAAGAGGCAGCTGAACAAGCGCATCGCAATACCATTCCGACCATTGCTGAGCCACTTAGTTGGAAGCAGTTGCTTAATAGCTTCCAGCAGTATGATCTTGTTTTGTTCTGTTATGAGAAAGTGGATGGAGATGGTCAAGGTATTCATCTAAGAAATGTTCTCCAGCCATTCAAAGAACAATGTGTAACTGCTGGTATCAGTTCTCCTACTTTATTGCTTATTGCAGGGCCAGAAGGCGGATTTGCTGAACGAGAGGCTGCGCAAGCCGAAAGTGCTGGTGCTAAGTTAGTTGGTTTAGGAAAAAGAATATTGCGTGCTGAAACAGCAGGAATAGTAGGCTTATCCTGCATACTATATGAATCGGGTGAGATGGGAGGCGTGTGA
- a CDS encoding site-2 protease family protein, protein MNFSNFPFEELPFIVLVLLIAFTVHEFAHAYSAYKFGDDTAYREGRVSLNPMVHLDWLGFILIIIAGFGWAKPVPVRASRFKNPRVMSVIVSLVGPLSNLVLGIISIIAFVILAKTGLLYAGSDGVTNALVLFFGLMIQYNFLLFVFNLIPLPPLDGYRIVSEFLPLRTRYKLDQNAHWGSIIFLLIVFIPPLRAVTITPVLMLGQNMSESIMTFFISIL, encoded by the coding sequence ATGAACTTTAGTAACTTTCCGTTTGAGGAACTACCGTTTATCGTATTGGTTTTACTAATTGCATTTACTGTGCATGAGTTCGCTCATGCATATAGTGCCTATAAATTTGGTGATGACACGGCTTATCGTGAAGGTCGCGTCTCACTGAATCCGATGGTGCATTTGGATTGGTTAGGTTTCATTCTAATCATTATTGCTGGTTTTGGTTGGGCGAAGCCGGTGCCAGTTAGAGCTAGTCGCTTTAAAAATCCTCGGGTCATGAGTGTTATCGTGTCATTAGTTGGCCCGTTGAGTAACTTAGTTTTAGGTATTATTTCAATTATTGCATTTGTAATTTTAGCTAAGACAGGATTGCTTTATGCAGGTTCTGATGGTGTAACCAATGCACTTGTTTTGTTTTTTGGATTAATGATTCAATATAACTTCTTGCTATTCGTATTTAACTTAATTCCGTTGCCACCACTTGATGGCTATCGAATCGTTTCAGAATTCCTTCCATTACGTACACGATACAAGTTGGATCAAAATGCTCATTGGGGATCAATAATATTTTTACTAATTGTATTTATTCCACCACTAAGAGCAGTTACGATTACTCCTGTACTAATGTTGGGTCAGAACATGAGTGAAAGTATTATGACTTTCTTTATATCAATATTATAG
- the prmA gene encoding 50S ribosomal protein L11 methyltransferase, with translation MKWYELTIATTEVATEMISNFLHENGAGGVSIEESENMNKPRDTKYGEWYDRALNDIPEGVAIIKGYFTEEVDMDQLIADITPRVEELKEFGIDPGDVVYSYVEVDDDDWANAWKEFFHPIKITDRITIKPTWEHYDSSEGEIIIELDPGMAFGTGTHPTTSLCLKTLEAVIKGGEEMIDVGTGSGVLAIGALKLGVKNVLALDLDPVAVSSAIENINLNNLSDRAEVKLSDLLGVLRSTDDTDKLKVKPPVDLVVANILAEIIMLFVDDVYEALKPGGTYIASGIWKNKEELVEQGLLAAGFEIADKHRDEDWLAFVARKPQVN, from the coding sequence ATGAAGTGGTATGAACTTACGATTGCAACAACAGAGGTTGCAACTGAAATGATATCGAATTTTTTGCATGAGAATGGTGCAGGTGGTGTATCGATTGAGGAGTCAGAAAATATGAATAAACCTCGTGATACGAAGTATGGTGAATGGTATGACCGTGCTCTAAATGATATTCCTGAAGGAGTTGCGATCATTAAAGGTTACTTCACTGAGGAAGTAGATATGGATCAGCTAATCGCTGACATCACGCCACGTGTAGAAGAGTTAAAAGAATTTGGCATCGACCCAGGAGATGTCGTGTACTCTTACGTGGAAGTTGACGACGATGATTGGGCTAATGCGTGGAAAGAATTTTTCCATCCGATAAAAATTACGGATCGTATTACGATTAAACCAACTTGGGAGCACTATGACTCATCAGAGGGTGAAATCATTATTGAGCTTGACCCGGGTATGGCTTTCGGAACAGGTACACATCCGACGACATCACTTTGTTTGAAAACACTTGAAGCCGTAATTAAAGGTGGAGAGGAAATGATTGATGTAGGTACAGGTTCAGGAGTATTAGCTATTGGTGCGTTGAAGCTTGGTGTGAAAAATGTATTGGCATTAGATCTTGATCCAGTTGCCGTGTCTAGTGCGATCGAAAACATTAACTTGAACAATTTATCGGATCGTGCAGAAGTAAAACTAAGTGATCTGTTAGGCGTACTTAGAAGTACTGATGATACAGATAAATTGAAAGTTAAACCACCAGTTGATCTTGTTGTCGCGAATATTTTGGCAGAGATAATCATGCTATTTGTTGATGATGTGTACGAAGCATTGAAGCCAGGTGGTACTTATATTGCATCTGGTATTTGGAAAAACAAAGAAGAATTAGTGGAACAAGGATTATTAGCAGCAGGATTTGAAATTGCCGACAAACATCGTGATGAGGATTGGCTTGCTTTTGTTGCTCGTAAGCCACAGGTGAACTAA
- the dnaJ gene encoding molecular chaperone DnaJ codes for MANKRDYYEVLGVGKDASAEDVKKAYRKLARQYHPDVNKEADAETKFKEVKEAYDVLSDDGKRDTYDRFGHVDPNQGMGGGGADFGGGFGDIFDMFFGGGGGRQRDPNAPQRGNDLQYTMTIEFKEAVFGKETEITIPRTENCDTCTGTGAKPGTTPKTCSTCHGSGQQEVVQNTPFGRIANRRVCQTCRGTGKIIPEKCTTCHGEGRVKKQRRIKVNIPAGVDEGSQIRISGEGEGGLKGGPAGDLYIVLRVKSHEFFDREGDDIYCEVPINFVQAALGAEIEIPTLNERVKLKIPAGTQTGTYFRLKGKGVPKLRGIGAGDQHVKVTLVTPTKLSDEQKELLRQFGGSSEPATTVTEEHHESIFDKMKKAFRGE; via the coding sequence TTGGCAAATAAACGTGATTATTATGAAGTGCTAGGTGTTGGTAAAGACGCCTCAGCAGAAGATGTAAAGAAGGCATATCGTAAATTAGCACGTCAGTATCATCCAGACGTTAATAAGGAAGCAGATGCAGAGACGAAGTTCAAAGAAGTGAAAGAAGCTTACGATGTACTAAGTGATGATGGCAAACGTGATACTTATGATCGTTTTGGTCATGTTGATCCAAACCAAGGCATGGGCGGCGGTGGCGCTGACTTCGGAGGCGGTTTTGGAGATATATTTGATATGTTCTTTGGTGGTGGCGGAGGTAGACAACGTGATCCTAACGCCCCACAACGTGGTAATGACTTGCAATATACGATGACAATTGAATTCAAGGAAGCGGTATTTGGTAAAGAAACAGAAATTACGATTCCTAGAACAGAAAATTGCGACACATGTACGGGAACAGGTGCAAAACCTGGAACAACACCAAAAACATGTTCGACATGTCATGGTTCAGGACAACAAGAAGTGGTTCAGAATACACCATTTGGTCGTATTGCTAACCGACGTGTATGTCAGACTTGTCGTGGAACTGGTAAAATTATTCCAGAGAAATGTACAACTTGTCATGGCGAAGGTCGTGTGAAGAAACAACGCCGTATTAAAGTCAATATTCCTGCAGGTGTTGATGAAGGATCTCAAATTCGCATTAGTGGCGAAGGCGAAGGTGGATTAAAAGGTGGCCCAGCGGGTGATCTTTACATTGTTCTACGCGTGAAGAGTCACGAATTCTTTGATCGTGAAGGAGATGACATCTATTGTGAAGTGCCGATTAACTTCGTGCAAGCTGCATTAGGTGCTGAGATCGAAATTCCGACATTGAATGAACGAGTTAAGCTGAAAATTCCAGCAGGTACTCAAACAGGCACATACTTCCGCCTGAAAGGTAAAGGTGTACCTAAGCTTCGTGGAATTGGTGCTGGTGATCAACATGTGAAAGTCACTCTTGTAACGCCAACTAAGCTATCAGATGAGCAAAAAGAATTGCTTCGTCAATTTGGTGGCTCCAGTGAACCAGCTACTACAGTAACGGAAGAACACCATGAATCCATTTTTGATAAAATGAAAAAGGCTTTTCGTGGAGAGTAA
- the dnaK gene encoding molecular chaperone DnaK, protein MSKVIGIDLGTTNSCVAVMEGGEAVVIPNPEGSRTTASVVGFKKDGERIVGETAKRQAITNPDRTIMSIKRHMGSNHKETIDGKEYSPQEISAIILQKLKSDAEAYLGQTVTQAVITVPAYFNDSQRQATKDAGKIAGLEVLRIVNEPTAAALAYGMEKSEDQTILVYDLGGGTFDVSILELGDGFFEVKATSGDNMLGGDDFDQVIIDYIVAEFKKEQGVDLSKDKSAVQRLKDAAEKAKKELSGVLTTTISLPFITMVDSVPQHLELNLTRAKFDEISAALVERTMVPARQALKDAGLSTSEIDRVVLVGGSTRIPAVQDAVKKLIGKEPHKGVNPDEVVALGAAVQAGVLTGDVKDVVLLDVTPLSLGIETAGGVFTKMIDRNTTIPTSKSQVYSTYADNQPGVEIHVLQGERSMAAGNKTLGRFQLNDIPPAPRGVPQIEVTFDIDANGIVNVSALDKGTGKSQNITITSSGGLSDADIEAMMKEAELHAEEDNKRKELVEAKNSADQLVYQTEKTLKDLEGKVDEAEVAKANEAKEKVTAAIATDDLESIKSATDALMEIVQQLSTKLYEQAAQAEGQGEPAQAEGSAKGKDNVVDADYEVVDDNK, encoded by the coding sequence ATGAGTAAAGTTATTGGTATTGACTTAGGTACAACAAACTCTTGCGTTGCTGTTATGGAAGGCGGAGAAGCTGTCGTAATTCCAAACCCAGAAGGTAGTCGTACGACTGCATCTGTTGTAGGTTTCAAAAAAGATGGTGAGCGTATTGTAGGTGAAACTGCAAAACGTCAAGCGATTACTAACCCTGACCGTACGATTATGTCTATTAAGCGTCATATGGGTAGTAACCATAAAGAAACGATTGATGGAAAAGAATATTCTCCTCAAGAAATTTCTGCAATTATTTTACAAAAACTTAAGTCTGATGCAGAAGCTTATCTTGGTCAAACTGTAACTCAAGCAGTAATTACAGTTCCTGCATACTTCAATGATAGCCAACGTCAAGCAACTAAAGATGCTGGTAAAATCGCTGGCCTAGAAGTTTTACGTATCGTCAACGAGCCTACTGCTGCAGCACTTGCATACGGTATGGAAAAATCAGAAGATCAAACTATTCTAGTTTATGACCTTGGTGGTGGTACGTTTGACGTATCCATTCTTGAACTTGGTGATGGTTTCTTCGAAGTTAAAGCTACAAGCGGTGACAACATGCTTGGTGGTGACGACTTTGACCAAGTGATCATTGATTACATCGTTGCTGAATTCAAAAAAGAACAAGGTGTAGACCTTTCTAAAGATAAATCAGCTGTACAACGTCTTAAAGATGCTGCTGAAAAAGCTAAGAAAGAGCTTTCTGGTGTATTAACGACGACAATTTCATTGCCGTTCATTACTATGGTAGATAGCGTACCTCAACATTTAGAGTTAAACTTAACTCGTGCGAAATTCGATGAGATTTCTGCTGCTCTTGTTGAGCGTACAATGGTTCCTGCTCGTCAAGCATTGAAAGATGCTGGTCTTTCTACTAGTGAAATCGATCGCGTAGTACTAGTTGGTGGTTCTACTCGTATCCCAGCTGTACAAGATGCAGTTAAAAAACTAATCGGTAAAGAGCCTCATAAAGGCGTTAACCCAGATGAAGTAGTTGCACTTGGTGCAGCTGTTCAAGCAGGTGTATTAACTGGTGATGTTAAAGACGTTGTTCTTCTAGACGTAACTCCACTATCTCTTGGAATTGAAACAGCAGGTGGCGTATTTACTAAAATGATCGATCGTAATACTACGATTCCTACTAGTAAATCTCAAGTTTATTCCACATATGCTGACAACCAACCAGGTGTAGAAATTCATGTTCTACAAGGTGAGCGTTCAATGGCAGCTGGTAATAAAACACTAGGTCGTTTCCAATTGAATGATATTCCACCAGCACCACGTGGTGTACCTCAAATCGAAGTAACATTTGATATCGATGCGAACGGTATTGTTAACGTTTCTGCTCTTGATAAAGGTACAGGTAAGAGCCAAAATATTACAATCACTTCTTCAGGCGGCTTAAGCGACGCTGATATCGAAGCAATGATGAAAGAAGCAGAACTTCATGCTGAAGAAGATAACAAACGTAAAGAACTAGTAGAAGCGAAAAACAGTGCTGACCAACTTGTATACCAAACGGAGAAAACTTTAAAAGATCTTGAAGGTAAAGTTGACGAAGCTGAAGTTGCTAAAGCTAATGAAGCAAAAGAAAAAGTTACAGCTGCTATTGCTACTGATGATCTTGAGTCGATCAAATCAGCTACTGATGCATTGATGGAAATCGTACAACAATTGTCCACAAAACTTTACGAACAAGCAGCGCAAGCTGAAGGTCAAGGTGAACCAGCTCAAGCAGAAGGTTCCGCAAAAGGTAAAGATAATGTTGTTGATGCTGACTATGAAGTAGTAGATGACAACAAGTAA
- the grpE gene encoding nucleotide exchange factor GrpE: MSTKKKTNEFVDTANEQVDSNMNHEEMDETTQHAAQEPQVNEVTEVDSQTAELLAQLDEAGQKLLRVQADYDNFRRRTQKEKEELAKYASAKLVENLLPTVDNFDRAIAASAANQDYDALAKGVDMIYRLLMSTMEAEGLSTMETIGQPFNPEYHQAVMTVETDEYEEGIIVEELQKGFLIKDKVIRPAMVKVSG; this comes from the coding sequence GTGAGTACTAAGAAGAAAACAAATGAATTCGTTGATACTGCTAATGAGCAGGTCGATTCAAATATGAATCACGAAGAGATGGATGAGACTACCCAACATGCTGCCCAAGAGCCGCAAGTTAACGAGGTGACTGAGGTAGATTCGCAAACAGCTGAATTGTTAGCTCAATTAGACGAGGCTGGGCAAAAATTACTTAGAGTTCAAGCAGACTATGATAATTTCCGTCGTAGAACTCAGAAGGAAAAAGAAGAGCTTGCGAAATATGCATCAGCTAAACTAGTCGAAAATTTACTTCCTACTGTTGATAATTTTGATCGTGCTATTGCAGCATCTGCTGCTAATCAAGATTATGATGCTTTGGCAAAAGGTGTAGACATGATTTACCGTCTCCTTATGAGTACGATGGAAGCTGAAGGTTTATCAACGATGGAGACGATTGGTCAACCATTCAATCCTGAATATCATCAAGCAGTTATGACTGTTGAAACTGATGAATATGAAGAAGGAATTATCGTCGAAGAACTTCAAAAAGGTTTCTTGATTAAGGATAAGGTAATAAGACCAGCGATGGTTAAAGTAAGCGGCTAA
- the hrcA gene encoding heat-inducible transcriptional repressor HrcA has product MLTERQRLILKAIVDDYIRSAEPVGSRSISKRDDIGYSPATIRNEMADLEELGFLEQPHTSAGRIPSTRGYRYYVDHLINKTETSEIDHSVIRSFVTDEMNRMEQVIQHAALVLSNLTNYTSILLGPELFTNALQHFGLIPLTDTTAVAIIVTNTGHVENRTIQLPQGLSMDQLQQVTNILNAKLAGVPLFHLKAKLYAEVGQELERYVGHFEGLLNVIDDALKQGDEHRVFMSGATNMLIQPEFKDVDKVKTILDMLEETPTVMKLFSASPQGIQVRIGSENDHIAITDCSLITATYALDGNVLGTIGILGPTRMEYEKVIRYLDLISKDVGTAMSRWYK; this is encoded by the coding sequence ATGCTAACAGAACGACAAAGGTTGATTTTAAAAGCGATAGTGGATGATTATATCCGATCAGCAGAACCGGTCGGATCAAGGAGCATTTCTAAGCGTGATGATATTGGTTATAGTCCAGCAACCATTCGTAATGAGATGGCTGACTTAGAGGAACTTGGATTCCTTGAACAACCACATACATCTGCAGGTCGTATTCCTTCAACTAGAGGTTATCGTTATTATGTTGATCATCTAATTAATAAAACTGAGACTTCTGAAATTGATCATTCCGTCATTCGCTCATTTGTAACAGATGAGATGAATCGTATGGAACAAGTTATCCAACATGCAGCACTTGTATTATCCAATTTAACCAATTACACATCTATTCTACTAGGACCTGAACTATTTACAAATGCCTTGCAGCATTTTGGTTTAATCCCATTAACTGATACGACTGCCGTTGCGATAATTGTTACGAATACAGGGCATGTTGAAAATCGTACGATACAATTGCCTCAAGGATTATCAATGGACCAATTACAGCAAGTGACGAATATTTTGAATGCGAAACTTGCAGGTGTACCGCTCTTTCATTTGAAAGCGAAACTGTATGCTGAGGTAGGTCAAGAACTTGAACGCTATGTCGGCCATTTTGAAGGCCTTCTTAATGTAATAGATGACGCGTTGAAACAAGGGGATGAACATCGCGTATTTATGAGTGGTGCTACCAATATGTTGATTCAGCCCGAGTTTAAAGATGTTGATAAGGTTAAGACGATTCTGGATATGCTAGAGGAGACACCTACAGTAATGAAGTTGTTTTCTGCATCTCCACAAGGGATACAAGTTCGGATTGGGTCGGAAAATGATCATATAGCCATCACAGATTGTAGTTTAATTACAGCAACTTATGCGCTAGATGGAAACGTACTTGGAACGATTGGAATTCTCGGCCCAACTCGAATGGAATATGAAAAAGTAATTCGTTACTTAGATCTTATTTCCAAAGATGTGGGTACAGCAATGAGTCGTTGGTATAAATAA
- a CDS encoding N-acetyltransferase — protein sequence MQTLHVLCRNATSDDVESLYQLIKGYAEKGIMLPRSKEALIRSIDTFVVAEVDGKFVGCGALTRLGDDLVEIRSLGMTDGYKGYGIGGKIVDRLIENAQEQGISKIMALTYAVSFFLRNNFTVVDKEIFPEKVWTDCISCPKRHACDEIAVMKKIL from the coding sequence ATGCAAACACTACATGTTTTATGTAGAAACGCTACGTCGGATGATGTGGAGTCTTTGTATCAATTAATTAAAGGTTACGCTGAGAAAGGAATTATGCTGCCTCGTTCGAAGGAAGCACTTATTCGTAGTATAGATACTTTTGTCGTTGCTGAAGTGGATGGGAAATTCGTTGGATGCGGGGCATTAACGAGACTAGGCGATGATCTAGTAGAAATTCGTTCATTAGGGATGACAGACGGTTATAAAGGTTATGGCATTGGTGGGAAAATTGTAGATCGCCTGATTGAAAATGCACAAGAGCAGGGCATTAGTAAAATAATGGCGTTAACATATGCGGTATCATTCTTTTTGAGAAATAACTTTACAGTAGTTGATAAAGAGATTTTTCCTGAAAAAGTGTGGACAGATTGTATTAGCTGTCCTAAGCGTCATGCATGCGATGAAATCGCAGTTATGAAAAAAATCCTATAA
- the hemW gene encoding radical SAM family heme chaperone HemW encodes MQPIPQALYIHIPFCTNKCHYCDFTSYILKGQPVDAYLDALELEMQRTVELWRPEIIKTVFVGGGTPTVLTPPQMEKFLASVRRWFPLADDVEFSMEANPGTTDKDKLQAMFDGGVNRLSFGVQSFNNELLKRIGRIHEVDDVYRSLENARAIGFTNMSIDLMFGLPGQTVELLEDSVRKALELDLPHYSLYSLKIEENTLFHKLYESNQLVLPHEDDEYAMFLLLMERIKERGYKHYEISNFAKPGFESKHNSTYWRNEPYYGLGTGAHGYVNRQRHVNIKGVQPYIEACKTKLPRLDQFEVSEKDAMEDFMMVGLRLADGVKSSVFHTQFPNETLEYHFGTIINDQMNKGLLERVEIQDDVIYRLTDKGLLLGNEVFAAFLEDSE; translated from the coding sequence ATGCAGCCGATACCACAAGCATTATATATTCACATCCCGTTTTGTACGAATAAATGTCATTATTGTGACTTTACTTCTTATATATTGAAGGGACAACCGGTTGATGCCTACTTAGATGCACTTGAGCTTGAGATGCAACGTACGGTCGAGCTATGGAGGCCGGAGATAATCAAAACCGTATTTGTTGGCGGAGGAACACCAACGGTATTAACACCGCCGCAGATGGAGAAGTTTCTTGCTTCCGTAAGACGCTGGTTTCCATTAGCAGATGATGTTGAATTTTCAATGGAAGCTAATCCTGGGACAACGGACAAGGATAAGCTACAGGCGATGTTCGATGGAGGTGTCAATCGCCTTAGTTTTGGTGTTCAGTCGTTTAATAATGAATTATTGAAAAGAATTGGTCGAATACATGAAGTAGATGACGTGTACCGTAGCCTTGAAAATGCAAGAGCGATTGGTTTTACGAATATGTCGATCGACTTAATGTTTGGCCTACCTGGTCAAACTGTGGAATTATTAGAAGATAGCGTTCGTAAAGCACTAGAGCTTGATTTACCTCATTACTCACTATATAGCTTGAAAATTGAAGAAAACACATTGTTCCACAAACTTTATGAAAGTAATCAATTGGTACTTCCTCATGAAGATGATGAATATGCAATGTTTCTCCTATTAATGGAGAGAATCAAAGAACGTGGCTATAAACATTATGAGATCAGCAATTTCGCTAAGCCTGGTTTCGAGAGTAAACATAATTCTACTTATTGGCGTAACGAACCTTATTATGGGCTAGGAACTGGTGCACATGGCTATGTTAATCGCCAGCGACATGTGAATATTAAAGGTGTTCAGCCTTATATTGAAGCGTGTAAGACTAAATTGCCTCGACTAGACCAATTTGAGGTATCTGAAAAAGATGCTATGGAAGACTTTATGATGGTTGGTTTACGTCTCGCAGACGGTGTTAAATCTTCCGTATTCCATACACAATTTCCTAATGAAACGTTAGAATATCATTTTGGAACGATCATCAATGATCAAATGAACAAAGGCTTGTTAGAACGTGTTGAAATACAAGATGATGTCATCTACCGCTTAACGGATAAAGGGCTGTTACTAGGCAATGAAGTGTTTGCAGCATTTCTCGAAGATAGTGAATAA
- the lepA gene encoding translation elongation factor 4 encodes MTDVRERQKKIRNFSIIAHIDHGKSTLADRLLEVTGSLTSREMQAQFLDNMDLERERGITIKLQSVRLSYRAKDGEDYILNLIDTPGHVDFTYEVSRSLAACEGALLVVDAAQGIEAQTLANVYLALDNNLEILPVINKIDLPSAEPERVRQEVEDVIGIDASEAVLASAKAGIGIVEILEQVVEKVPAPTGDPDQPLKALIFDSHYDAYKGVIVYVRVMDGSIKAGQKIRFMATKAEFEVIEVGVFAPKATVIDELRVGDVGFVVAGIKNVKDTRVGDTITDAIKPAPEALPGYRRINPMVYCGLYPIDSTDYNDLRDALEKLELNDASLRYEPESSTALGFGFRCGFLGLLHMEIIQERIEREFNIPLITTAPSVIYQITLTNGEKFNIDNPSNYPEVGKLDYVEEPYVKASIIVPNDYVGTVMELCQNKRGEFVNMEYLDENRVTIIYEMPLAEIVYDFFDQLKSGTKGYASFDYELTGYRRSNLVKMDIMLNGEQVDALSVIVHRDRAFHRGRIICGKLKGLIPRQMFEVPIQASIGTKIIARETVKAMRKNVLAKCYGGDISRKRKLLEKQKEGKKRMKQVGSVEVPQEAFMAVLKIDED; translated from the coding sequence ATGACCGACGTTCGTGAAAGACAGAAGAAAATTAGAAATTTTTCTATTATTGCTCATATTGACCATGGTAAGTCAACATTAGCAGACCGCTTATTAGAAGTAACGGGCTCGTTAACTTCCCGTGAAATGCAAGCTCAGTTTCTAGATAATATGGATCTTGAGCGTGAGCGCGGAATAACAATTAAATTGCAATCCGTTCGATTATCGTATCGTGCAAAAGATGGAGAAGACTACATTCTTAATCTCATTGATACGCCAGGGCATGTCGATTTTACATATGAGGTTTCACGTAGCTTAGCTGCTTGTGAAGGGGCATTGTTAGTCGTGGATGCGGCGCAAGGGATTGAAGCACAAACTTTGGCGAATGTGTATTTGGCACTAGATAATAATCTTGAGATTCTTCCGGTTATTAACAAAATTGATTTGCCAAGTGCAGAGCCTGAGCGTGTTAGGCAAGAAGTAGAGGATGTTATCGGAATTGATGCTAGTGAGGCTGTACTCGCTTCAGCAAAAGCAGGTATCGGAATTGTTGAGATACTTGAACAAGTTGTTGAAAAAGTACCAGCACCTACAGGCGATCCTGACCAACCGTTAAAAGCATTAATCTTTGACTCGCATTATGATGCATACAAAGGTGTTATCGTATATGTTCGAGTCATGGATGGTAGCATTAAAGCAGGTCAGAAAATCAGATTTATGGCAACTAAAGCGGAATTTGAAGTTATCGAAGTTGGAGTATTTGCTCCTAAAGCTACAGTAATTGATGAATTACGTGTCGGTGATGTAGGATTTGTTGTAGCAGGTATTAAAAATGTGAAGGATACTCGTGTCGGTGATACGATTACTGACGCAATTAAACCTGCACCTGAGGCATTGCCTGGTTACCGCCGTATTAATCCGATGGTATACTGCGGTCTATATCCGATTGATTCAACAGATTATAATGATCTTCGTGATGCGCTTGAGAAGCTTGAACTTAACGATGCATCATTACGTTACGAACCAGAATCTTCAACAGCACTTGGATTTGGATTCCGTTGTGGTTTCCTTGGTCTATTGCATATGGAAATCATTCAGGAACGTATTGAGCGTGAGTTCAATATTCCGTTAATTACAACAGCACCAAGCGTTATTTACCAAATCACTTTAACGAATGGTGAGAAGTTCAATATCGACAATCCTTCTAACTATCCAGAAGTGGGAAAATTAGATTATGTTGAAGAGCCTTATGTTAAAGCGAGTATCATTGTTCCAAATGATTATGTTGGAACAGTTATGGAGCTTTGTCAAAACAAACGTGGTGAGTTTGTTAATATGGAATATTTGGATGAAAACCGAGTAACGATCATTTACGAAATGCCGCTAGCTGAAATAGTATATGATTTCTTTGATCAATTGAAGTCAGGTACAAAAGGCTACGCTTCATTCGACTATGAGCTTACTGGCTATCGTCGTTCTAATCTAGTGAAGATGGATATTATGTTGAATGGAGAACAAGTCGATGCGTTATCTGTCATCGTTCACCGTGATCGTGCATTCCATCGTGGTCGTATCATTTGTGGAAAACTAAAAGGTCTTATTCCTAGACAAATGTTTGAAGTGCCGATTCAAGCTTCGATTGGAACGAAAATTATCGCTCGTGAAACAGTAAAAGCGATGCGTAAAAACGTTCTTGCAAAATGTTACGGTGGTGACATTAGCCGTAAACGTAAATTGCTTGAGAAGCAAAAAGAAGGTAAGAAACGTATGAAGCAAGTAGGTAGCGTTGAAGTGCCTCAAGAAGCTTTCATGGCGGTTCTGAAGATCGACGAAGATTAA